The nucleotide sequence CAGACTAAATCCTATCAGTGAGAACCGATCAACCGCTTGCTGCCGTAAAAAAGCAGCTACCAAACTTTGCCAATCCTTTTTGGTTAGCAATTGACGATCAGGCTGATAGCTACCCCCATGAAAAAATAAGTCAAGGGCAAATACGGTATATCGGTCGCCAATAGTGGCTTCCAGCGGTTGAAACACATCGCCATCCTGTCCAAAGCCGTGAAAAGCAAGCAAGATGGATGCGCCATTGCCGAAGACACGATAGGCCAGACGACTACCCTGGTACTCAAAAAACTGAATATTGGTGGCACTGGTCATCGGACAAAACTGCACAAAACCCAATCATCAATGCAAACTTTCGCTAATCTCAACGAATTTACAGCTTTTGCCGGGCAGTCGCTCGGCGAAACAGAGTACATGACTATTACGCAGGAAATGGTTAATCTGTTTGCGCAGGCTACTAGCGATCACCAATGGATTCATACAGACCCCGATCGGGCGAAGAGGGAATCGCCTTACAAAGCTCCCATTGCCCATGGCTTTCTGACACTTTCTCTGGCGCCTAAACTGATGGCGGAAATTTATACGATCAAATCGGTTAGGATGGGCGTCAATTACGGAGCCAATAAGATTCGGTTCATGAACGCCGTGCGGGTGGGAAGTCGCCTGCGCATGAAAGCCTGGCTGCACCATGCCGAGCCGCAGAATAGCAACGAGGCAACCAACGGTGTACGTGCTATTATCGAATGTGTTTTCGAAGTTGAGGGCGAACAGAAACCAGCCTGCGTAGCGGAATTAATCAATCTGTATTTCGAGTAATTCCGTGGCTCATTTTCCAGAATTAGTTAGTGCTGATTAGTTGCTTTAGTAATAGTATGCGTGCATACTATTACTACTATTTTTTCTTATCTTTACCCTATTATCAACAAACCAAAAACTACGTAATTCAAATGGCAACCCAGACGTTGGAATTGCAGGGATTGAACTTTAATCTTTCGGAAGAACACTTGGCCGTACAGGAAGCCGCCCGCGATTTTGCGCAGAATGAACTCCTGCCCGGTATTGTCGAGCGGGACAATGAAGCCCGATTTCCAGCTGAGCAGGTGAAGCGTATGGGTGAGTTAGGCTTTATGGGCATGATGGTTTCACCCGAATATGGAGGAGGGGGTATGGATACCGTTTCTTACGTAATCGCGATGGAAGAAATTTCCAAAATCGATGCCTCAGCCTCTGTAATCATGTCGGTCAACAACTCGCTTGTCTGCTACGGTCTGGAAGCGTTTGGGACCGAGGAGCAAAAGCAGAAATACCTAACCCGGCTGGCCACTGGCGAAACGATTGGCGCGTTCTGTTTATCAGAGCCCGAAGCGGGTTCCGACGCTACCTCACAGGCAACAACCGCCGAAGATAAAGGGGATTACTATCTGGTAAACGGGACTAAGAACTGGATTACCAACGGCAATTCGTCGGGCATTTGTTTAGTCATTGCTCAAACCGACCGGGAGAAAAAACACCGGGGAATCAACTGCCTGATTGTCGAGAAAGGAACACCGGGCTTTATAGTCGGTAAAAAAGAAGACAAGATGGGCATTCGTGCCTCAGATACGCATTCTCTGCTGTTTACCGACGTAAAAGTTTCAAAAGAAAACCGGATTGGCGAGGACGGCTTTGGTTTCAAATTCGCCATGTCGACCCTGAATGGCGGTCGAATCGGGATTGCAGCCCAGGCCCTCGGTATCGCAGCCGGCGCGTATGAGCTGGCGCTCAAATACAGTCAGGAACGCAAAGCGTTTGGCAAACAAATATTTGACCATCAGGCTATTCAGTTCAAACTGGCCGAAATGGCGACGAAGATTGAAGCGGCTCGACTACTGGTTTATAAAGCAGCTCGGCAGAAAGACGAGCAAAAAGATTATGTTCAGGCTGCGGCTATGGCCAAACTCTTTGCCTCAGAAGTAGCGATGTGGGCCACAACCGAAGCCGTACAGATTCATGGCGGCTATGGCTACGTAAAAGAATTTCACGTGGAGCGGCTGATGCGCGATGCTAAAATTACTCAGATTTATGAGGGTACATCTGAAATACAAAAATTAGTGATAGCCCGTGAGCTAACCAGATAACCTTATTCTTAGGAAAATAGAATTTTTTTATAACCCTGGTGCGTGTTCAAAGCGAATACGCACTATTTTTTTATTATTTGGAAACTTTTCTTCTTGTATTAGTTTTGTACAAATTATTAGTTTTGTGCAACTTTGAGTGCAATACCTGATTAAGAGACCTCCCTTTCAACTATGGAAGACTATAATAAAATCATCGAGTCGCTGGGTGTTAAGTTTATTAAGGCCCGTAATATTCGGATTTTGCAGCCCATCACCATCAAGAATTTTTATGATGTTGAAAACACGCTGCTCATCCTATACAATGGTGAAGTATCCATTGGCGAAGAAAAAATAAAGGTCGAAGTAGGCGACATGCTGTTTATTCCGGGAGGAAAGCACGTAACCGTCACTTATGGCGACCCGACAAACGCCAAAGGTGTCTCGAACGAAGAGTTCATGACGCACCGGGAAGCTTACTGGGAAGGCAACCACGATCCTAAGCTTATCGGACATCTGCCAAACTCATTTGGTTACGTATCGTTCGAAGCCAAAGTTTTCGATTCCGTAAACTTCTTCAATTCGCTGGACGTACCGCCGTTTATCATCAAACGCGAAGATCACCTGGCTAACACCATTGATCAGATCCTGGCAGAAGAAATGACCGATCTGGCCGGTAAAGGACGGATTATCAAGATCAAGACTGAAGAGATCGTCATTGAAGTTGTTCGGTACATTCTAAAGAACCGTCTGTTCGTTGAGCAGTTGGTTACCAACAGCACCTACTTTAAGGACCCGCGTCTGATCGACATCTTTGCGTATATCAAAGAGAATCTGGGTGGCGATCTGTCGAACAAAGTGCTGGCGAACGTAGCGAACGTTTCGGAAGATTACGTTGGTCAGTATTTCAAGATGCTGACGGGGATCAACCCGCAGGATTATATCGAATACCAGCGAATGGAAGCTGCGGTTGGCCTGCTACGCACAAGCAAGAAGAGCATTCGGGCCATTGGCGCCGAAGTTGGCTATAAGGACACAGCTTATTTCTGCCGTCGGTTTAAGATGATGTTCGGCATTCCGGCCGGAAAAATGCGTCGTCGTGAGTCGCTGATGAATGTGTAATAATCGTTTATAAGACCACAAGGGTAGCGCTGATCAGCGCTACCCTTGTGCAATCACTGCATATTTACTTCGATCGGCAGAGTATAGAACACGGCAACGGGCTTCCCGCTTACTTCGCCGGGGCGCCAGCGAGGCATCTTCTCGATAGCCGCAATGATGGTAGTCATAAATTCCTGCATGCCTTTCTGTACGTCCTTATCCAGCGGTTTTGTCGTTACCCGCACATCGCGCACTGTTCCGTCTTTATCGACGATAAATTTCGCAGCTACCGGCCCGGTATTATAATTTTTACGCACTAGCGCGTTGGGTACGCGGATATTCTGAGCCAGGTATTGACCTAGAGCGGCTTTTCCACCCGGGAACTCCGGTTCGCGTTCTACAACGGTATAAACCAGTTCGTTTCGCGATTGAGCAACGACACTGGACGGGGCCACTACCAAAGTGCTGGCTGCACTTATAAGACTTATTAGAATAATTTTTAGATTGTTCATACGTCAGGCCTGCACAATTGACTGATTGAACTCGCGTATTACAGCCGATAATTCGGGCAATAACTCGGGATTCTGCTCAATTCCGTTTCCCACCACAATTAAATCGGCACCCGCTTTTAGCGCATTATACGCTTTCTCGCCGGAATTTATCCCACCTCCTACAATAATCGGGGTATCAACAACTTCCCGTACAGCCGCAATCATCTCTGCCGGAACCGGCCGACGCGCTCCGCTGCCGGCATCCAGGTACATCAATTGCAGACCCAGCATTTCGCCCGCCATGGCTGTACAGGCGGCTACACCGGGTTTATCATATGGTAACGGAATCGTACCGCTAATGTAGGACACGGTAGTCTGCGTACCACTATCCACCAGCATATAGCCCGTTGGCAGGATTTCTAATCCGCTTTTTTTAAGGAGCGGAGCGGCAATGACATGCTGGCCGATTAAGAAATCTGAATTACGGCCTGAGATAAGCGACAGAAACAGGATGGCATCGGCTGAAGGCTCGATGTGAAGCGGATTACCCGGAAAAAGCACAACCGGCGTAGTGGTGCGCTGGCGCAGGGTTGCGATAACATCGCGGTGAACGTAATCGGTAACCAGACTCCCCCCGACCAGGAAAAAATCAATAGGATACTGCCCGGTGCGGCTAAGCAGGGCTATAAGTGCGTCTTGCTCGACCTTATCCGGATCGAGCAAGACAGCTAAGGCCTTTCGGCCTGTCAACTTATTGTTGCGAAGTATAGTCAGCAGGCCGGACTTGGGCCTTTTCGTGGTATTGCGTTGGACGGGCGGCTGGGTTGATCGCATTATTCGTACGGATGCGGGCTAAAAAGCCGGATAGCTGTTCGCGGGCAATATTGGTCAGTACGGATGTTATCAAACCGCCAATC is from Spirosoma taeanense and encodes:
- a CDS encoding MaoC family dehydratase → MQTFANLNEFTAFAGQSLGETEYMTITQEMVNLFAQATSDHQWIHTDPDRAKRESPYKAPIAHGFLTLSLAPKLMAEIYTIKSVRMGVNYGANKIRFMNAVRVGSRLRMKAWLHHAEPQNSNEATNGVRAIIECVFEVEGEQKPACVAELINLYFE
- a CDS encoding acyl-CoA dehydrogenase, encoding MATQTLELQGLNFNLSEEHLAVQEAARDFAQNELLPGIVERDNEARFPAEQVKRMGELGFMGMMVSPEYGGGGMDTVSYVIAMEEISKIDASASVIMSVNNSLVCYGLEAFGTEEQKQKYLTRLATGETIGAFCLSEPEAGSDATSQATTAEDKGDYYLVNGTKNWITNGNSSGICLVIAQTDREKKHRGINCLIVEKGTPGFIVGKKEDKMGIRASDTHSLLFTDVKVSKENRIGEDGFGFKFAMSTLNGGRIGIAAQALGIAAGAYELALKYSQERKAFGKQIFDHQAIQFKLAEMATKIEAARLLVYKAARQKDEQKDYVQAAAMAKLFASEVAMWATTEAVQIHGGYGYVKEFHVERLMRDAKITQIYEGTSEIQKLVIARELTR
- a CDS encoding helix-turn-helix domain-containing protein; the protein is MEDYNKIIESLGVKFIKARNIRILQPITIKNFYDVENTLLILYNGEVSIGEEKIKVEVGDMLFIPGGKHVTVTYGDPTNAKGVSNEEFMTHREAYWEGNHDPKLIGHLPNSFGYVSFEAKVFDSVNFFNSLDVPPFIIKREDHLANTIDQILAEEMTDLAGKGRIIKIKTEEIVIEVVRYILKNRLFVEQLVTNSTYFKDPRLIDIFAYIKENLGGDLSNKVLANVANVSEDYVGQYFKMLTGINPQDYIEYQRMEAAVGLLRTSKKSIRAIGAEVGYKDTAYFCRRFKMMFGIPAGKMRRRESLMNV
- a CDS encoding geranylgeranylglyceryl/heptaprenylglyceryl phosphate synthase; amino-acid sequence: MRSTQPPVQRNTTKRPKSGLLTILRNNKLTGRKALAVLLDPDKVEQDALIALLSRTGQYPIDFFLVGGSLVTDYVHRDVIATLRQRTTTPVVLFPGNPLHIEPSADAILFLSLISGRNSDFLIGQHVIAAPLLKKSGLEILPTGYMLVDSGTQTTVSYISGTIPLPYDKPGVAACTAMAGEMLGLQLMYLDAGSGARRPVPAEMIAAVREVVDTPIIVGGGINSGEKAYNALKAGADLIVVGNGIEQNPELLPELSAVIREFNQSIVQA
- a CDS encoding energy transducer TonB, translating into MNNLKIILISLISAASTLVVAPSSVVAQSRNELVYTVVEREPEFPGGKAALGQYLAQNIRVPNALVRKNYNTGPVAAKFIVDKDGTVRDVRVTTKPLDKDVQKGMQEFMTTIIAAIEKMPRWRPGEVSGKPVAVFYTLPIEVNMQ